The Drosophila mauritiana strain mau12 chromosome 2R, ASM438214v1, whole genome shotgun sequence genome has a segment encoding these proteins:
- the LOC117136232 gene encoding LIM domain-binding protein 2 has product MNRRGLNAGNTMTSQANIDDGSWKAVSEGGSMLPASNSAVLNPDGSNQSGFAQGGLPYNSAGNPYPPAGQSSPAGNQSIVFQNSNQPGSNTPQYTSSPAPSGSSTPGPVGAQNIPGNYPQSATAGNFNGPVGGPFGSPSSGLGQFSRPASSGTPFNSGQAGHFSSPTVFGVGGQFNPMPPASPFGHGGNHPMMGGPQQMERIDQGFRRHNSYFSHTEHRVFELNKRLQQRNEESDNCWWDSFTTEFFEDDARLTILFCLEDGPKRYTIGRTLIPRFFRSIYEGGVSDLYFQLKHAKESFHNTSITLDCDQCTVITQHGKPFFTKVCADARLILEFMYDDYMRIKSWHMTIKGHRELIPRSVIGTSLPPDPMLLDQITKNITRAGITNSTLNYLRLCVILEPMQELMSRHKAYALSPRDCLKTTLFQKWQRMVAPPGKKDPQRPPNKRRKRKGSNSGGGNNSNTPPVTNQKRSPSGPSFSLSSQDVMVVGEPTLMGGEFGEEDERLITRLENTQYDGTNAVEHDNHTGFGHADSPISGSNPWSIDRAGAIPASPGNGAAPQNNANISDIDKKSPIVSQ; this is encoded by the coding sequence ATGAATCGTAGGGGTTTGAACGCTGGCAATACGATGACTTCTCAAGCGAACATTGACGACGGCAGCTGGAAGGCGGTCTCCGAGGGTGGATCAATGCTGCCCGCGTCCAATTCGGCGGTCCTCAATCCGGACGGGAGCAACCAGAGCGGCTTCGCGCAGGGCGGCCTGCCGTACAACTCGGCCGGGAATCCGTACCCGCCCGCCGGCCAATCCTCGCCAGCCGGCAACCAGTCCATCGTGTTCCAGAACTCCAACCAGCCTGGCTCGAACACACCTCAGTATACCTCCTCACCTGCTCCCTCGGGCTCATCGACACCCGGACCTGTTGGTGCGCAGAACATTCCCGGCAACTACCCGCAGTCGGCGACGGCGGGCAATTTCAATGGTCCGGTTGGCGGGCCCTTCGGCTCGCCCTCCTCGGGACTCGGCCAGTTCAGCCGGCCGGCCAGCTCGGGCACTCCGTTTAACAGCGGCCAGGCCGGGCACTTCTCATCGCCCACGGTATTCGGCGTTGGCGGGCAATTCAATCCGATGCCGCCGGCGTCGCCATTCGGCCACGGTGGCAACCACCCAATGATGGGCGGGCCGCAGCAGATGGAGCGCATCGACCAGGGCTTCAGGCGGCACAATTCCTACTTTAGCCACACGGAACACCGCGTCTTTGAGCTGAACAAGCGGCTGCAGCAGCGCAACGAGGAGAGCGACAACTGCTGGTGGGACTCGTTTACCACGGAGTTCTTCGAGGACGACGCCCGGCTGACCATTCTGTTCTGCCTGGAGGACGGACCGAAGCGGTACACCATCGGACGCACGCTCATCCCGCGCTTCTTTCGCAGCATATACGAGGGCGGCGTTTCGGACCTGTACTTTCAGCTGAAGCATGCCAAGGAGTCGTTCCACAACACGTCCATCACGTTGGACTGCGACCAGTGCACGGTGATCACGCAGCACGGCAAGCCCTTCTTCACGAAGGTCTGCGCCGACGCAAGACTGATCTTGGAGTTCATGTACGACGACTACATGCGCATCAAGTCATGGCACATGACCATCAAGGGACACCGCGAGCTCATTCCAAGGTCCGTGATCGGCACCAGTCTGCCGCCTGACCCGATGCTGCTAGATCAAATAACCAAGAACATAACTCGGGCTGGCATCACCAACTCCACCCTCAACTATCTGCGCCTCTGCGTCATCCTCGAGCCGATGCAGGAGCTGATGTCGCGGCACAAGGCGTACGCCCTGAGTCCGCGCGACTGCTTGAAGACAACGTTGTTCCAGAAGTGGCAGCGCATGGTGGCTCCGCCCGGCAAGAAGGATCCGCAACGACCACCCAACAAGAGGCGCAAACGGAAGGGCTCCAACTCGGGTGGTGGCAACAACTCCAACACGCCGCCTGTGACGAACCAGAAGCGTTCCCCCTCCGGTCCCAGTTTCTCCCTCTCCTCCCAGGACGTGATGGTGGTGGGCGAGCCGACGCTGATGGGCGGCGAGTTTGGTGAGGAGGACGAGCGGCTGATCACCCGGCTAGAGAACACGCAATACGACGGAACCAATGCCGTGGAGCACGATAATCACACCGGCTTTGGACACGCCGACTCGCCCATCTCCGGCTCGAATCCGTGGAGCATCGACCGGGCGGGAGCCATCCCGGCCAGCCCTGGGAACGGAGCTGCCCCGCAGAACAACGCGAATATATCTGACATAGATAAAAAGAGCCCCATTGTATCGCAATAG